The Gossypium hirsutum isolate 1008001.06 chromosome A13, Gossypium_hirsutum_v2.1, whole genome shotgun sequence nucleotide sequence TGATTTGATAATCTAGTTAATGATTCTAATTAGAAGATTTTTTGGTGTCctgtgtatgctcatgttgataatgggaaATTGGAGCCTAGAtcaattaaatgtgtttttcttggttataaggtTGATGTTAAAggatataagttatggtgtcctaaaaataaaaaagctgTGATTagcaaatataatatttttttatgaaactgccATGCTGCCTaatttatctcttaaagactcttccaataaacaCCAGCAAAGTCCAAGCACACATGTGAAGTAGGTGGAGCTACAGATTGatccagaatctacaacagagtttACTTCTCATATTAGTACAGAAACTTAgagtagagttgcttcttcaccacaatatttTATTGCCAAGAACAAACTTAGAAGAGAAATTAACGCCGAAGCTGATCTAGTTGCTCATGTTTTAAATGGGACTGAAAGATGCAAATCAAGAAAATTGGAGCAAAGTTAGAACTCATAATAGTCCTGCAGATATGATAACTAAGTCACTTCCTCTAACCAAATCCGAGCATTGTTTGgtcttggttggtgttcattattGATGAATACCCTTCAGAGGTTTCGTGGAAGAGGTGGataacttgttcgttgagaatttgtgtcaatgtggagattgttagagttgtgtaacTCAAATTCTAAGAGactgcttgcaagtcaagttaaacaaaatatattttctttctaaaagatttagtattattagtataatatatttgacattgattactattagttttttcaacctataaatagatatagtcgaaactcctcttgttcattcgaatttgacatcagtgaattttcttcttctctactcgtggttttttctcgaaagggtttctatgtaaaatttgtgtgttctatttttctttctttttctttgcgatattTCTACATTGCCATTACCGACGTTCAATTTTTAACatctttaataatattataataaaaacttTTAGCAAAAAAAATGATGTGAAATCATTTAATTAGATCGGCCTATGACTCAAGTGGTGGGAATGGCACATGCAATAATGTGTCATTCGAATGTATCTTGGGTAGTGATATTGAAAAATTAAGAGCCCGAGCAAATGGCTCATCAGTATCTTGCTCcaagacttaaatgaaaataattttggacATTCGTACATGCTCTAGTAAATATAATCATACGAGATCATAACATTAAAGAGTTAGTGAAGATGAAGTTCCAACCAAAAACTATTGTCTTTTTGCTTGTTAATTAACCAATGTTTTATGCGAGGTAAATTCGAACAGTAGACTTGAATGTCcttaaattccttaaaatttacaaattacaGGTtcaactaaatataaataatttgcaTGTAATGCAGCTCAAGCTTAAAAGAGTGGGTTACTTACCGACATTAGGGTGGGTGGGGAAGATCTGTGTCAGCAGAGGTAAAGACATCCATTATAAACAAGAGAGATTCTCGAAGTATTGATAAGCATGAAATCGTTCATAATGCAAATGATCATCATCCCCTAAATATAGGGACCCAATTTTTATACCTGGTCCCAGATCATATAGCATTTTCCATGCCCCTTGTCTGAAATCAAAGCTAATTATTTTACCATCCGCCCAAACCACTACCATTGGCTCTTCTTGTTTCTCGGATCCAATAATATACACACCCGAGAATCCGGGATAGTACTCGATACATCCTAATTCTAACTCAGGGAAAGCTTTCACCGCATCACCCACATTCACCCGTTTCTTCCAATTCCATTCAGAATAGTCTCTCGCCATTTCAAATACATCGAATTCTAAACAAACTGCTATACAATACGTCACTGCAACATACAAAACTCCTCTCGACTCCGAGAAATATCGACATGTCTCAGGCGCATCCATTCGGCTCGGTAACGCCATCGGCATTGTTTCTAAACATTCCTTCTCCACATCAAAATACAAGGATTCCTCTCCATATCCACACCAATGTATCCTCCCATTACAGAAAACCCCATTATTCAGCTCTATTTCCTGCTCATCCTCATCTACCTCAAAACTGACTATACACAAATCCCATGAACCAGTTTTTGATGAATATAAGTCGAGATTAAACTTACAAGGCTCCCTATAACTTTCCCAGATGCAAATAATCTTGTAATCAGGTGATGTTAAAGGATCAAAAGCGAAACTAACAAAGCTTTTAGAAATGAAATTATAAGCTGAGTTACTCGGACAATATATCCTCCTGAATTTTTTCGTAGTGGGATTGCAAATCAAGTAACTTTGTCTATAGGATTCACAAAGGAGCAACCCATTGCAAGATTGAAGAATCTTGACATGAGAGTCAGGGATGTAATGAAAGAAAGGGACTTTACTGTAATGCTTGAGAGGGACAATGGAGAACTCGGAGGGAGGGCAGAAACGGTCACCTTTGAGGAGAAGAGCGGTGGGGGAGAGGAATCCATTGCGGTGGTGATGGCGGGTGTGGGATAGACAGAAGTCAGGGTCCGAAATGATGAACCGCCATAGCTTTGAAACGGACTTGAATTTGATGAGAGATTTGGTGGGTAATCTGAGGAGGATTTGAGTGAGAAGGTCTTGGTTGTAGGCAATTTTCTCGGCTGCTGAGTTTATCATGGGAGTCTTCATACCCATATTCGTTATAACAGACAACAGTGCCTACTTACAATTGCATCACTCCAAAAAGGACCTTATATAGAAGAAGATGATTATGATATGACCCGTATTTAAAAGGATAAGAAAGCCATTAAAACAAGTTCCACTTTTGTCCGTTGTGATGCCACCATGGAATTTTCTATATGATGTCGATTTTCGTGTTATGTCAGCTATTTTGTTCTAAAAATCTACGTTTGGGCTGTTTTGCCGACATGCCTGTTTGTTCATTCTTATCTACCACCTCTGCCTTGCTTCATTTTACTTTTCCTCTGTTTAGGTAACTTTTTATTATTCAAGgtgctatatgtttatttattaaaaaaatattcttaaacTCACtgttattagaaaattttataatcTAACCGATGCCGACATCACAtttcttttattgtttaaattatttaaagtaGTAGATTTCTTACATGcaccaacaatttataattttaaaatat carries:
- the LOC107893777 gene encoding F-box protein At5g07610 — encoded protein: MGMKTPMINSAAEKIAYNQDLLTQILLRLPTKSLIKFKSVSKLWRFIISDPDFCLSHTRHHHRNGFLSPTALLLKGDRFCPPSEFSIVPLKHYSKVPFFHYIPDSHVKILQSCNGLLLCESYRQSYLICNPTTKKFRRIYCPSNSAYNFISKSFVSFAFDPLTSPDYKIICIWESYREPCKFNLDLYSSKTGSWDLCIVSFEVDEDEQEIELNNGVFCNGRIHWCGYGEESLYFDVEKECLETMPMALPSRMDAPETCRYFSESRGVLYVAVTYCIAVCLEFDVFEMARDYSEWNWKKRVNVGDAVKAFPELELGCIEYYPGFSGVYIIGSEKQEEPMVVVWADGKIISFDFRQGAWKMLYDLGPGIKIGSLYLGDDDHLHYERFHAYQYFENLSCL